One stretch of Streptomyces sp. NBC_00443 DNA includes these proteins:
- a CDS encoding NAD(P)/FAD-dependent oxidoreductase codes for MLDGDVVVIGGGYAGVRLAKRLDATARVTLVDRKEVFFHRIAALRAGVRPDWSHSPFIPYDRLLRNGRVAVGKAVRIDTTERQVTLATGERLPYDVLVIATGADYPEPARFTGTTTEEAVKSLVAHQQHIAAAEHVLVVGGGPSGVELSAEIRLARPDARVTLAHSGPELLHATGSARAGRKARSWLESHGVDVWLDSFMSPGTDFDTYRDARGNVIEADRSFWATGTTPNTLWLRLAGLGNWLTGTGHVKVDQALRVQGWLDVFAVGDVNDATEVKITPAALAQADLAAHNIRAYLNSAGKHRKEPRSYRAVHRTPLIVPFGPADGVTMLPVPGGETAVLGGRTTTLAKSKTLMTPYMRRQLGYTAA; via the coding sequence GTGCTCGACGGCGACGTAGTGGTGATCGGCGGCGGTTATGCGGGCGTCCGTCTGGCCAAGCGACTGGACGCGACGGCGCGGGTCACGCTGGTGGACCGCAAGGAGGTCTTCTTCCACCGCATCGCGGCCCTGCGCGCAGGGGTGCGTCCGGACTGGTCGCACAGCCCCTTCATCCCGTACGACCGGCTGCTGCGCAACGGGCGGGTGGCCGTGGGCAAGGCGGTCCGCATCGACACCACCGAGCGGCAGGTGACGCTCGCGACGGGGGAGCGGCTCCCGTACGACGTGCTGGTGATCGCCACCGGCGCCGACTACCCCGAACCGGCCCGCTTCACCGGCACCACCACCGAGGAGGCGGTGAAGTCCCTCGTCGCCCATCAGCAGCACATCGCCGCGGCCGAGCACGTCCTCGTCGTCGGCGGCGGACCCTCCGGGGTCGAACTCAGCGCGGAGATCCGCCTCGCCCGGCCGGACGCCCGCGTCACACTCGCCCACTCCGGGCCGGAGCTGCTGCACGCGACGGGCAGTGCGCGGGCCGGGCGCAAGGCGCGGTCCTGGCTGGAGTCCCACGGCGTGGACGTGTGGCTGGACTCCTTCATGTCCCCCGGCACCGACTTCGACACCTACCGCGACGCCCGCGGCAACGTCATCGAGGCCGACCGCTCCTTCTGGGCGACCGGCACCACGCCCAACACGCTCTGGCTGCGGCTGGCCGGGCTCGGGAACTGGCTGACGGGGACCGGCCATGTGAAGGTCGACCAGGCGCTCCGGGTGCAGGGGTGGCTGGACGTGTTCGCGGTCGGTGACGTGAACGACGCCACCGAGGTCAAGATCACCCCGGCCGCGCTCGCCCAGGCAGACCTGGCCGCACACAACATCCGCGCCTATCTGAACAGCGCCGGCAAGCACCGCAAGGAGCCCCGCTCCTACCGGGCCGTCCACCGCACCCCGCTCATCGTCCCGTTCGGCCCGGCCGACGGAGTGACGATGCTGCCCGTGCCCGGCGGCGAGACGGCGGTTCTCGGCGGCCGTACCACCACGCTGGCCAAGTCCAAGACCCTCATGACGCCCTACATGAGACGCCAGCTCGGCTACACCGCGGCGTGA
- a CDS encoding hemerythrin domain-containing protein, which produces MGHGGNVIDELVTDHREVEEFFGRIEALPSGDKDRKLYADQATMELVRHSVAEEAYLYPAVREHVAGGDVIADREIDDHSRAERLMKDLEGCDADDPDFDRLIAMLMTEVRSHLADEEQNLFPRLRAACPPETLDELGDKVRQAKKLAPTRPHPSAPDTPPANKLLAPGAGLVDRLRDALSGRGKKA; this is translated from the coding sequence ATGGGTCATGGTGGGAACGTCATCGACGAGCTGGTGACCGATCACCGCGAGGTCGAGGAGTTCTTCGGCCGGATCGAGGCGCTTCCGTCCGGTGACAAGGACCGCAAGCTGTACGCGGACCAGGCCACGATGGAGCTGGTGCGGCACTCGGTGGCCGAGGAGGCCTATCTGTACCCGGCCGTGCGCGAACATGTGGCGGGCGGGGACGTCATCGCCGACCGGGAGATCGACGACCACTCCCGGGCCGAGCGGCTCATGAAGGACCTGGAGGGGTGCGACGCCGACGACCCCGACTTCGACCGGCTGATCGCGATGCTGATGACCGAGGTCCGCTCGCATCTGGCCGACGAGGAGCAGAACCTCTTCCCGAGGCTGCGCGCGGCGTGTCCCCCGGAGACGCTGGACGAGCTGGGCGACAAGGTGCGTCAGGCGAAGAAGCTGGCGCCGACCCGCCCGCACCCGTCCGCCCCGGACACCCCGCCGGCGAACAAGCTGCTGGCTCCGGGCGCCGGCCTGGTCGACCGGCTCCGCGACGCGCTGTCGGGACGCGGCAAGAAGGCCTGA
- a CDS encoding Fur family transcriptional regulator produces the protein MTASQTPTPAEELRGAGLRVTAARVALLDAVRAGDHLGVEAIASGVRDRVGHVSLQAVYEGLHALTAAGLIRRIEPAGSPARFEGRVGDNHHHIVCRSCGVVADVDCEVGEAPCLTASEDHGFTIDEAEVIYWGLCPDCSTARSAPRAL, from the coding sequence ATGACCGCATCCCAGACTCCGACCCCTGCCGAGGAGCTCCGCGGTGCCGGCCTGCGGGTGACGGCGGCGCGTGTCGCGCTGCTGGACGCCGTCCGTGCCGGTGACCACCTCGGTGTCGAGGCCATCGCCTCAGGGGTGCGTGATCGCGTAGGTCATGTCTCCCTGCAAGCCGTGTACGAGGGCCTCCACGCACTCACCGCGGCGGGACTCATACGCCGTATCGAGCCGGCCGGCAGCCCGGCCCGGTTCGAGGGGCGGGTCGGCGACAACCACCACCACATCGTGTGCCGGTCGTGCGGTGTCGTCGCCGACGTCGACTGCGAGGTCGGCGAGGCGCCCTGTCTGACCGCGTCCGAGGACCACGGCTTCACCATCGACGAGGCCGAGGTCATCTACTGGGGCCTGTGCCCCGACTGCTCCACCGCCCGCAGTGCACCCCGAGCACTGTGA
- a CDS encoding metallophosphoesterase family protein produces the protein MIRIAAVGDIHMGPDSQGALRPSFETLHESADVLLLAGDLTRHGTPEEAQVVAREIKDLAVPVVAVLGNHDHHADCPEEVTAVLQDAGARVLEGQATVVENGSTRIGVAGTKGFGGGFVGRCAGEFGEPIMKEFVRYSRRRADSLRACLQELQEQDCDVRIALTHFSPVPDTLAGEPPEIYPFLGSYLLAEAIDTAGADLAVHGHAHLGTEHGMTSGGVKVRNVAQPVIGRAFHVYHLARPDRTAAGAAPGRAR, from the coding sequence ATGATCCGGATCGCGGCCGTCGGGGACATCCACATGGGCCCCGATAGCCAGGGCGCGCTGCGGCCCTCGTTCGAGACCCTGCACGAGAGCGCCGACGTCCTGCTGCTCGCCGGGGACCTCACCAGGCACGGCACCCCCGAGGAGGCCCAGGTCGTCGCACGGGAGATCAAGGACCTTGCGGTTCCCGTGGTCGCCGTCCTGGGCAACCACGACCACCATGCCGACTGCCCGGAGGAGGTCACCGCCGTGCTCCAGGACGCGGGCGCGCGGGTCCTGGAGGGCCAGGCCACCGTGGTGGAGAACGGCTCCACACGCATCGGCGTGGCCGGTACCAAGGGGTTCGGCGGCGGGTTCGTGGGCCGCTGCGCGGGCGAGTTCGGGGAGCCGATCATGAAGGAGTTCGTCCGCTACTCGCGTCGCCGCGCCGACAGCCTGCGGGCCTGTCTGCAGGAGCTTCAGGAGCAGGACTGCGACGTACGCATCGCCCTGACCCACTTCTCGCCGGTGCCGGACACGCTGGCCGGGGAGCCGCCCGAGATCTATCCGTTCCTCGGGAGCTATCTGCTGGCCGAGGCCATCGACACGGCCGGCGCCGACCTCGCCGTGCACGGGCACGCCCACCTCGGCACCGAGCACGGCATGACCAGCGGGGGCGTGAAAGTGCGCAACGTCGCCCAGCCGGTCATCGGCCGGGCGTTCCACGTCTACCACCTCGCGCGGCCCGACCGGACGGCGGCCGGTGCGGCGCCCGGCCGGGCGCGCTGA
- a CDS encoding macrolide family glycosyltransferase: MSTIAFLNIGMHGHVNPTLPVVAELVRRGHTVTYHTSPAFRAEIEATGATVRRYPGGELPLPDPPTPVTLLESLAGTTVRLLPAVLDDLRRDRPDLIVHDSSCLWGAVAARELDVPAASSFTTFAFNRQVPSPTRGSWQLLAAARKQPRSVRGYLRSRRELHRRFDARGMPPLDLLNIRQPLNLVYTSPAFQPAVEHFDQSYRFVGPSIGARPVDPSFKADRLQDPVLYASLGTVFDADPKLLRTFATALAPLGGTVIVSTGQTDPDALGPLPANVLPGVSCRSRRCWRGRRCSSPTAA; the protein is encoded by the coding sequence GTGAGCACCATCGCGTTCCTCAACATCGGCATGCACGGGCACGTCAACCCGACACTGCCGGTCGTGGCCGAACTCGTCCGGCGCGGCCACACCGTCACCTACCACACCTCACCCGCGTTCCGTGCGGAGATCGAGGCCACCGGCGCGACCGTGCGCCGCTACCCCGGAGGCGAACTGCCGCTTCCCGATCCGCCGACCCCGGTCACGCTGCTGGAGTCCCTCGCGGGCACCACCGTCCGGCTGCTGCCCGCCGTCCTCGACGACCTGCGCCGCGACCGGCCCGACCTGATCGTCCACGACAGTTCCTGTCTGTGGGGCGCGGTGGCCGCACGTGAACTCGACGTACCGGCGGCCTCGTCGTTCACCACGTTCGCCTTCAACCGGCAGGTCCCCAGCCCCACCCGCGGGTCGTGGCAGCTGTTGGCAGCGGCACGGAAGCAGCCCCGCAGCGTGCGGGGCTACCTGCGTTCCCGCCGGGAGCTGCACCGCCGCTTCGACGCGCGCGGGATGCCGCCGCTCGACCTGCTGAACATCCGTCAGCCGCTGAACCTGGTCTACACCTCACCGGCGTTCCAGCCCGCCGTCGAGCACTTCGACCAGTCCTACCGGTTCGTCGGCCCGAGCATCGGCGCCCGCCCGGTCGACCCGTCGTTCAAGGCCGACCGGCTCCAGGACCCGGTGCTGTACGCCTCCCTCGGCACGGTGTTCGACGCCGACCCGAAGCTGCTGCGCACGTTCGCCACCGCACTCGCCCCGCTGGGCGGCACCGTGATCGTCTCCACCGGGCAGACCGATCCCGACGCACTGGGCCCGTTGCCGGCCAACGTGCTCCCCGGCGTTTCGTGCCGCAGCCGGAGGTGCTGGCGCGGGCGGCGCTGTTCGTCACCCACGGCGGCATGA
- a CDS encoding DUF6895 family protein gives MTATAAVTAMDVGAIRDVGAAAFAWLSAHREDFALGEDALTADGQVDATWKPLGELAQTCASVRSHTPAWDPLHAYAADLLRFAWQQTGRGELFLRLQRWEPFATYPLEVYSVFAAAGLRHAGYEAAAATTARTRGWRLTEQEPTRRLGVLKAERRSGIDRPEQAEPVLRSTWLGGLAEPWTFERSSGYALTHVVFHLTDWGRLPAGVPADLAAYLAHWLPPWLDTCLDAGMWDLSCELLVVAASLPCPPDPATLEHAWTRIARAQYDSGALPQQASQSEGGADPEPDFLRCYHSTLMAAFAAAQTVKCLSGEAPHAEGVRNRYGGQGVPG, from the coding sequence ATGACCGCTACGGCCGCCGTGACCGCCATGGATGTCGGTGCGATCCGGGACGTCGGAGCCGCCGCCTTCGCCTGGCTGTCCGCCCACCGCGAGGACTTCGCGCTGGGCGAGGACGCGCTCACCGCCGACGGCCAGGTCGACGCCACCTGGAAACCGCTCGGGGAACTCGCCCAGACCTGTGCGAGCGTGCGCTCGCACACCCCGGCGTGGGACCCGTTGCACGCGTACGCCGCGGACCTGCTGCGGTTCGCCTGGCAGCAGACCGGCCGGGGCGAACTGTTCCTCCGCCTCCAGCGGTGGGAGCCCTTCGCCACCTATCCGCTGGAGGTCTACTCCGTCTTCGCCGCGGCCGGGCTGCGGCATGCCGGGTACGAGGCAGCCGCAGCCACGACGGCCCGCACCCGCGGCTGGCGGCTCACCGAGCAGGAGCCGACCCGCCGGCTCGGCGTCCTCAAGGCCGAACGGCGCAGTGGCATCGACCGGCCGGAGCAGGCCGAGCCGGTGCTGCGGAGCACCTGGCTGGGCGGGCTGGCGGAGCCATGGACGTTCGAGCGCTCCTCGGGGTACGCGCTCACCCACGTCGTCTTCCACCTCACCGACTGGGGCCGCCTCCCCGCCGGCGTCCCCGCCGACCTGGCGGCCTACCTGGCCCACTGGCTGCCGCCCTGGCTCGACACCTGCCTGGACGCCGGAATGTGGGACCTGAGCTGCGAGTTGCTGGTCGTCGCCGCGAGCCTCCCGTGCCCGCCCGACCCGGCGACACTCGAGCACGCCTGGACCCGGATCGCGCGGGCGCAGTACGACTCGGGCGCCCTGCCGCAGCAGGCCTCTCAGAGTGAAGGGGGAGCGGATCCGGAGCCGGACTTCCTGCGCTGCTACCACTCCACGCTGATGGCCGCGTTCGCGGCGGCGCAGACAGTCAAGTGCCTGAGCGGCGAGGCCCCGCACGCGGAAGGCGTGCGGAACCGGTACGGGGGACAAGGAGTGCCCGGATGA
- a CDS encoding DUF6895 family protein, which produces MTDTRLMHTVGARALEWLWAHRDGFRLEPDVDPEVGFLERFKPVGELALICRVLFREGVAGSRQAELARKLLDHTWRHTLDGGRMLVRGQRIEPLSPIPFEVYLPYKELGYSEPEVERATVLYQRLNSWSALELDPTRRLGLSAFQRRFGLTPRMPEADIVGSTWLGSRPEPWTVSGHIAYDLTHTVFHLTDWGANPDGLPPDIADYLAMWLPAWIDDWLDLKRWDLLGELLVVDACLPRPTLDERGWEGFAAAQQADGAMPAVRDMPEGEPDELFDMIYHPTLVAAFASVLATSRALSELTHATS; this is translated from the coding sequence ATGACCGACACCCGTCTGATGCACACCGTCGGCGCACGCGCCCTGGAGTGGCTCTGGGCCCATCGCGACGGCTTCCGCCTGGAGCCCGACGTCGACCCCGAAGTGGGCTTCCTGGAGCGCTTCAAACCGGTCGGCGAACTGGCACTGATCTGCCGGGTGCTGTTCCGCGAAGGCGTGGCCGGCTCGCGCCAGGCCGAACTGGCGCGCAAGCTCCTCGACCACACCTGGCGGCACACCCTGGACGGCGGGCGCATGCTGGTACGCGGCCAGCGCATCGAACCGCTCTCGCCGATCCCGTTCGAGGTGTACCTGCCGTACAAGGAACTCGGGTACAGCGAGCCCGAGGTGGAGCGTGCGACCGTCCTCTACCAGCGGCTCAACAGCTGGTCGGCCCTCGAACTGGACCCGACCCGACGCCTCGGACTGTCCGCGTTCCAGCGCCGCTTCGGCCTGACGCCCCGGATGCCCGAGGCGGACATCGTCGGCTCCACGTGGCTGGGCAGCAGGCCCGAGCCCTGGACGGTCAGCGGGCACATCGCCTACGACCTCACCCACACGGTGTTCCACCTCACCGACTGGGGAGCGAACCCCGACGGCCTGCCGCCGGACATCGCCGACTACCTCGCCATGTGGCTGCCGGCCTGGATCGACGACTGGCTGGACCTCAAGCGCTGGGACCTGCTCGGCGAACTTCTCGTCGTCGACGCCTGCCTGCCGCGCCCCACCCTGGACGAACGGGGCTGGGAGGGCTTCGCCGCCGCGCAGCAGGCCGACGGCGCCATGCCAGCCGTACGGGACATGCCCGAGGGCGAGCCGGACGAACTGTTCGACATGATCTACCACCCGACGCTGGTCGCCGCCTTCGCCTCCGTGCTGGCCACCTCCCGCGCCCTGTCCGAGCTGACGCACGCCACCTCATGA
- a CDS encoding nucleotide disphospho-sugar-binding domain-containing protein produces the protein MNSVNEAMYAGVPMLVVPQGADQPMIARRVAGLGAGLSLRTQDVAKGSVRALARRLLHEPAFRAAATTLKAAQHDAGGYRRAADELERYLHTAGSVRRPVPADPSQRG, from the coding sequence ATGAACAGCGTCAACGAAGCCATGTACGCGGGGGTCCCGATGCTGGTGGTCCCGCAGGGCGCCGACCAGCCGATGATCGCCCGTCGCGTCGCAGGGCTCGGCGCGGGCCTGTCGCTGCGTACCCAGGACGTCGCCAAGGGCTCGGTGCGTGCCCTCGCCCGACGTCTGCTGCACGAGCCCGCGTTCCGGGCAGCCGCGACGACCCTCAAGGCCGCCCAGCACGACGCCGGCGGATATCGGCGGGCCGCCGACGAACTGGAGCGGTACCTGCATACCGCCGGCTCGGTACGCCGGCCGGTCCCCGCCGACCCGTCACAGCGAGGTTGA
- a CDS encoding serine hydrolase domain-containing protein, giving the protein MTGRSTPWPGLADDVDQPGVDGGPGDDDTLRERLESAADAVDAPDVVFAVSRHGRRTVHCAGTAPPPPVPRQDLRYEIGSASKTFTGLLLAQLVRRGLLTGGEPAAACLDPGRRTGADPVTLAHLITHTAGLPALPADFYRRALPAWRTNPYGRYPAQRVTDAFLRYRPRHRPGTRWHYSNFGVAVLGHALAAVSGTAWEELLATHVLRPLGLSGTALRAEDPKTDAVGHGKDGSTPTLAFDAGGFEAAGAVRATPHDLLTFLEAHLDPAGFPPADALRAVRTPVLRRGLGRRHVHTVAWFRHPTDGGPMYFHSGATLGQQAFLGFRPDTGTALAAVCTRRFRAHDPFVTTAYGFLAEE; this is encoded by the coding sequence ATGACCGGCCGGTCCACGCCCTGGCCGGGCCTCGCCGACGACGTGGACCAGCCCGGCGTGGACGGCGGTCCCGGCGACGACGACACCCTGCGCGAGCGCCTGGAGAGCGCCGCCGATGCCGTCGACGCACCCGACGTCGTCTTCGCGGTGTCCCGGCACGGCCGTCGCACGGTGCACTGCGCCGGGACGGCCCCGCCCCCGCCGGTCCCCCGGCAGGACCTGCGCTACGAGATCGGTTCGGCCTCGAAGACGTTCACCGGCCTGCTGCTGGCCCAGCTCGTCCGGCGAGGCCTGTTGACCGGGGGCGAACCGGCCGCCGCCTGCCTGGACCCCGGCCGGCGGACCGGCGCGGACCCGGTGACGCTGGCCCACCTCATCACGCACACCGCCGGGCTGCCCGCCCTGCCGGCCGACTTCTACCGCCGGGCGCTGCCCGCCTGGCGCACCAATCCCTACGGCCGCTATCCGGCCCAGCGGGTCACGGACGCCTTCCTGCGGTACCGCCCACGGCACCGGCCCGGCACCCGGTGGCACTACTCCAACTTCGGCGTCGCCGTGCTCGGTCACGCCCTCGCGGCGGTGTCCGGTACGGCGTGGGAGGAACTGCTCGCCACGCACGTACTGCGTCCCCTCGGTCTGAGCGGCACGGCCCTGCGGGCGGAGGACCCGAAGACCGACGCCGTCGGGCACGGCAAGGACGGGAGCACCCCCACCCTCGCCTTCGACGCGGGCGGCTTCGAGGCGGCAGGTGCCGTCCGCGCCACTCCGCACGACCTGCTCACATTCCTGGAGGCGCACCTCGACCCGGCCGGTTTCCCGCCGGCCGACGCGCTGCGGGCGGTGCGCACGCCCGTGCTGCGGCGCGGCCTGGGCCGCCGGCACGTGCACACGGTGGCGTGGTTCCGGCACCCCACCGACGGCGGGCCGATGTACTTCCACAGCGGGGCCACCCTCGGCCAGCAGGCCTTCCTGGGCTTCCGGCCCGACACGGGAACGGCCCTGGCCGCGGTGTGCACCCGCCGCTTCCGCGCCCACGACCCCTTCGTCACCACCGCGTACGGGTTCCTGGCGGAGGAGTAG
- a CDS encoding carboxymuconolactone decarboxylase family protein, whose translation MESRLDYFGNALAGKVLKHINSAGKVVSDSTLPATVQELVKIRASQINGCGFCTDMHIKDAAHAGEAAQRLHLVAVWREATVFTEAERAALEVTEQGTRIADAAGGVSDEAWTNAAKHFDEDQLVALISLLGVINAYNRINVINQQPAGDYQPGQFG comes from the coding sequence GTGGAATCGCGTCTCGACTACTTCGGCAACGCCCTGGCAGGCAAGGTCCTCAAGCACATCAACTCGGCCGGCAAGGTGGTGTCGGACTCGACCCTGCCTGCCACGGTCCAGGAACTGGTGAAGATCCGCGCAAGCCAGATCAACGGCTGCGGCTTCTGCACGGACATGCACATCAAGGATGCCGCCCACGCCGGCGAGGCCGCGCAGCGGCTCCACCTGGTCGCGGTCTGGCGGGAGGCGACGGTCTTCACGGAGGCCGAGCGCGCCGCCCTGGAAGTGACGGAGCAGGGCACCCGCATCGCCGATGCCGCGGGTGGCGTCTCCGACGAGGCGTGGACAAACGCCGCCAAGCACTTCGACGAGGACCAGCTCGTCGCCCTGATCTCCCTCCTCGGGGTCATCAACGCCTACAACCGCATCAACGTCATCAACCAGCAGCCCGCCGGGGACTACCAGCCCGGCCAGTTCGGCTGA
- the katG gene encoding catalase/peroxidase HPI → MAENPDAIVTDAKTEGAGGGCPVAHDRAAHPTQGGGNRQWWPERLNLKILAKDPVVANPLGAEFDYAEAFQALDLAAVKRDIAEVLTTSQDWWPADFGNYGPLMVRMAWHSAGTYRISDGRGGGGRGQQRFAPLNSWPDNGNLDKARRLLWPVKKKYGQSISWADLMILTGNVALETMGFETFGFAGGRADVWEADEDVYWGPETTWLDDQRYTGDRELENPLGAVQMGLIYVNPEGPNGNPDPIAAARDIRETFRRMAMNDEETVALIAGGHTFGKTHGAGPADAVGNDPEAASMEEQGLGWKSTHGTGKGGDAITSGLEVTWTTKPTQWSNDFFDILFGYEWELTQSPAGANQWVAKDAEEIIPDAHDASKKRLPTMLTTDLSLRFDPIYGPISKRFHENPAEFADAFSRAWYKLTHRDLGPKSLYLGPEVPAETMLWQDPLPEAEGAAIDAADAAALKAKLLESGLTVSQLVSTAWASASTFRGSDKRGGANGARIRLQPQNGWEVNDPDQLAQVLRVLEGVQSAFNSGAKKVSLADLIVLGGAAAVEKAAKDAGFDVEVPFTPGRVDATEEHTDAESFAALEPTSDGFRNYLGKGNRLPAEYLLLDRANLLTLSAPQLTALVGGLRVLGANQGQSSHGVFTDTPGVLTNDFFVNLLDLGTTWKSTSGDQTTFEGRDASGAVKWTGTRADLVFGSNSELRALAEVYASDDAKAKFVNDFVAAWAKVMDLDRFDLV, encoded by the coding sequence ATGGCTGAGAACCCCGATGCGATCGTCACCGACGCGAAGACGGAGGGCGCCGGCGGCGGTTGCCCCGTCGCGCATGATCGCGCCGCGCACCCCACCCAGGGCGGTGGGAACCGCCAGTGGTGGCCGGAGCGGCTCAACCTGAAGATCCTGGCCAAGGACCCGGTCGTCGCCAACCCGCTCGGTGCGGAGTTCGACTACGCCGAGGCGTTCCAGGCCCTCGACCTGGCGGCTGTGAAACGTGACATCGCCGAGGTGCTCACCACCTCGCAGGACTGGTGGCCCGCCGACTTCGGCAACTACGGCCCGCTGATGGTCCGTATGGCCTGGCACAGCGCCGGCACCTACCGCATCAGCGACGGCCGCGGCGGTGGCGGCCGTGGCCAGCAGCGCTTCGCGCCGCTGAACAGCTGGCCGGACAACGGCAACCTGGACAAGGCCCGCCGTCTGCTGTGGCCGGTCAAGAAGAAGTACGGCCAGTCCATCTCCTGGGCCGACCTCATGATCCTCACGGGCAACGTCGCGCTGGAGACGATGGGCTTCGAGACCTTCGGCTTCGCCGGCGGCCGCGCCGACGTCTGGGAGGCCGACGAGGACGTGTACTGGGGTCCCGAGACCACCTGGCTCGACGACCAGCGCTACACCGGCGACCGTGAGCTGGAGAACCCGCTCGGCGCCGTGCAGATGGGCCTCATCTACGTCAACCCCGAGGGCCCGAACGGCAACCCGGACCCGATCGCCGCGGCCCGCGACATCCGCGAGACGTTCCGCCGCATGGCGATGAACGACGAGGAGACCGTCGCCCTCATCGCCGGTGGTCACACCTTCGGCAAGACCCACGGCGCCGGCCCGGCCGACGCGGTCGGCAACGACCCCGAGGCCGCCTCCATGGAGGAGCAGGGCCTGGGCTGGAAGTCCACCCACGGCACCGGCAAGGGCGGCGACGCCATCACCTCCGGTCTCGAGGTCACCTGGACCACCAAGCCCACCCAGTGGAGCAACGACTTCTTCGACATCCTCTTCGGCTACGAGTGGGAGCTGACCCAGAGCCCCGCCGGCGCCAACCAGTGGGTCGCCAAGGACGCCGAGGAGATCATCCCCGACGCGCACGACGCGTCGAAGAAGCGTCTGCCCACGATGCTCACGACCGACCTCTCGCTGCGCTTCGACCCGATCTACGGCCCGATCTCCAAGCGCTTCCACGAGAACCCGGCCGAGTTCGCGGACGCCTTCTCCCGCGCCTGGTACAAGCTGACGCACCGTGACCTGGGCCCGAAGTCCCTGTACCTCGGCCCGGAGGTCCCGGCGGAGACGATGCTGTGGCAGGACCCGCTGCCCGAGGCCGAGGGCGCGGCCATCGACGCCGCGGACGCCGCGGCGCTCAAGGCCAAGCTCCTGGAGTCGGGCCTGACCGTCTCGCAGCTGGTCTCCACCGCGTGGGCGTCGGCCTCGACGTTCCGCGGCAGCGACAAGCGCGGCGGTGCCAACGGCGCCCGTATCCGTCTGCAGCCGCAGAACGGCTGGGAGGTCAACGACCCCGACCAGCTCGCGCAGGTCCTGCGCGTCCTGGAGGGCGTCCAGTCGGCGTTCAACTCCGGTGCCAAGAAGGTCTCCCTGGCCGACCTGATCGTCCTCGGCGGTGCCGCCGCGGTCGAGAAGGCCGCCAAGGACGCCGGCTTCGACGTGGAGGTCCCCTTCACGCCGGGCCGCGTGGACGCGACCGAGGAGCACACCGACGCGGAGTCCTTCGCCGCGCTGGAGCCGACCTCGGACGGCTTCCGCAACTACCTCGGCAAGGGCAACCGCCTGCCGGCCGAGTACCTGCTGCTCGACCGGGCCAACCTGCTCACCCTGAGCGCGCCCCAGCTGACCGCCCTCGTCGGTGGTCTGCGCGTCCTGGGTGCCAACCAGGGGCAGTCCTCGCACGGCGTGTTCACGGACACCCCGGGCGTGCTGACCAACGACTTCTTCGTCAACCTGCTCGACCTGGGCACGACGTGGAAGTCGACCTCCGGCGACCAGACGACCTTCGAGGGTCGTGACGCCTCGGGCGCCGTCAAGTGGACCGGCACCCGTGCCGACCTCGTCTTCGGCTCCAACTCCGAGCTGCGCGCGCTCGCGGAGGTCTACGCGAGCGACGACGCGAAGGCCAAGTTCGTGAACGACTTCGTCGCGGCGTGGGCCAAGGTCATGGACCTGGACCGGTTCGACCTCGTCTGA